The sequence below is a genomic window from Alphaproteobacteria bacterium.
CCGGAAGTGTTCAGGAACCGAAGCGTTCTTTGGAATGCGGCCGAGACGGCAGAGCATTGGCCCGATGGGTTGCTGGCGCGGGAATTAGTCATCGATCTCCCCGGTGAATATTCACCCTCTAAATGGTGGGGCGTGATCCGCTGCTATGCCTACGCCTATCTCGTAAAACGCGGAATGATCGTCGATTTCTCAATTCATCTGCCGGAACTGGCGGGCAAACACTCATCGCCGCACGCCCATCTGCTGATGACGGTACGCAAGGCCGCCCCTTCGGGATTCACCAGCATCGAAAACAGCTGGCGGGACGCTCTGCACGATCCCGCCCTGAAAGAGGCCTGGAGCAAGGCCTTCGCCCACGCCCGCTATTCTGACAACAACTAGGAGACGACACATGACGGACAACAGCAAGAACGACAACGAGACTCAAGTTCTCGCCACCTTTGACTACAACAACGACCTCATGATCGATGCCCTTCGCAACTTTTTGCTAACCTTGCATGAGGGGGGCATCGAGGCCGAGGGCAAGCAGGTTAAATACACGCTGGCTGGATATATCGTCGAAGCTCTGGCGGTTACGATTGCCACCTCCACCGAGGTCGGCGATGGCGAGGATGAGGCATATATATTTGCCGCTCATACCGCCAAGCGCATCGTCGAGCGCTTGCACCAGAAATGGTATTACGATCTCAAGGAGGAAGCGAAGACCAAATGCAAGGAGGCGGAGGTCGAACTGGCGGACCTCAAGCCGCAGGGCAGGGCCTAACGATGGCGCTGGTCTTCCTCAGCATCACGTCCTCCTCATATGAAGCGAACGCCCATCCGATCGAGGTCGGATGGGCGGCGCTGAATTGTGGAAAGGTTCACTCGCACATGATTGCGCCAGACGAGACTTGGACAAGCTATTCTCGTTCCGTGCGGAGCAAGCCTTGGCCAGATCAAGGCATTCCGCATGAACTCCTTGTCTGCGAGGGCAAGACGCCAAGTTTTATCTGCCTGCTGTTGAATTATGTTTTGGACGGGGATCGGGTTATCTCCGACTGCCCGGCGATCGATCAGAAACTGCTCGACCGGCTTTATCGTTCCGCCGGGCTTAGGCAGGATTTTGAACTTGACGACGCGATCAAGGCTGTCGAACGGCACCTTGATTATCTCGGACACGACTCACTGCATTTTTGGCGATGTTTTGCCACAGCGACCCAAGGCAACCCTTCCCGCTACCGCGCAGGCGACAATGCCAGATGGTGGCGAGCGTTTTGGCGAAGTCTTGCCATCCCGCAAGACTCGCCCGATTTCCTTATGACGGCCAGTCCCGTCTTGGATGGTTGATCATGAACCCCGGAAAGTCGATTTCTCTGATGGCGGCACTTTCTGTCTCCAGCAGGCCTGATGATCCGTACCGTCCCTGAACGCTATCATTGGCGTGCCCCATCACCTTGTCTTGGGTTTTCTCGGCAATCCCGGCAGCGAGGAGTGCATCCTTGTAGGTGTGCCGAAAACTATGAAACGAAATCTTGCCTCTTTTGATTCCAAGGTCACGCAACAGTCTGGAAAACCATTTGCTCATTGGGGATGAATAGAAGCCATCCCCGCCCTTTTGCCAGTCTGGAAATAGCCTAGTCTTGCCTTGTTTGCGAAGCGAAGCCACATAGTCAAGGAAGCCCAGCTCTTCCAGAGCTGGATGAACGGGAATGTCCCGCTTGGCGGCTTGTGTTTTCAGCTTCTTGTCGGGCTCTGTTTCGCCCGTTTCTTCGGTAATCCTGAAGTGCCAGCAATTGTTATGCTGAACGATGTCGGCCAGTTCGAGTTGCCCGATTTCATTCAGCCGGGCTCCGGTGAACAGTCCGATCA
It includes:
- a CDS encoding MobA/MobL family protein, which translates into the protein PEVFRNRSVLWNAAETAEHWPDGLLARELVIDLPGEYSPSKWWGVIRCYAYAYLVKRGMIVDFSIHLPELAGKHSSPHAHLLMTVRKAAPSGFTSIENSWRDALHDPALKEAWSKAFAHARYSDNN